A portion of the Cyanobacteriota bacterium genome contains these proteins:
- a CDS encoding TonB C-terminal domain-containing protein, translated as MIYVWTLVIILSTSFLGAEAFYKRVSGQDLNRSYSYEQESENRAYIDRIRPKISDKWDPLKSVRPLKTVYYVTVQPSGHITDIERKYSSGDKFYDKSCKQALMSASPFKKPDHTRRVAIMFESHKTKDINPVSSATSAMAKPFKMLF; from the coding sequence ATGATCTATGTTTGGACACTTGTAATAATTCTTTCTACCAGCTTTCTTGGGGCTGAGGCTTTTTACAAAAGAGTTTCAGGGCAAGACCTTAACCGTAGTTATAGCTACGAGCAAGAAAGTGAGAACCGGGCATATATTGATAGAATCAGACCAAAAATAAGTGACAAATGGGATCCTCTTAAATCAGTAAGACCGCTCAAGACGGTTTACTATGTAACAGTGCAACCAAGTGGCCACATTACTGATATTGAACGAAAATATTCTAGTGGTGACAAATTTTATGACAAAAGTTGTAAACAAGCTTTGATGTCAGCATCACCATTCAAAAAACCAGATCATACCAGAAGAGTTGCTATCATGTTCGAGTCTCACAAAACCAAAGACATCAATCCTGTAAGCAGCGCAACTAGTGCAATGGCTAAGCCGTTCAAGATGCTATT